In one Cronobacter dublinensis subsp. dublinensis LMG 23823 genomic region, the following are encoded:
- the pxpA gene encoding 5-oxoprolinase subunit PxpA: MKIDLNADLGEGCGNDALLMPLISSANIACGFHAGDAQTMRESVRLALAHGVAIGAHPGFADRENFGRTAMQLPPETIYAETLYQVGALAAIARAEGGRITHVKPHGMLYNQAAKDAALADAIARAVKDFDAALLLVGLAGSELIRAGARHQLATREEVFADRGYLADGSLVPRSEPGALIEDDDEAVSRTLSMVLEGRVRSREGGWAAVNAQTVCLHGDGAHALAFARRLRDAFDARQIPISA, encoded by the coding sequence ATGAAGATTGATCTGAATGCCGATCTCGGCGAGGGCTGCGGTAACGACGCGCTGCTGATGCCGCTGATTAGCTCGGCCAACATCGCCTGCGGATTCCACGCGGGCGACGCGCAGACCATGCGCGAGAGCGTGCGGCTGGCGCTGGCGCACGGCGTGGCCATCGGCGCGCATCCGGGCTTTGCGGACCGCGAAAACTTCGGGCGCACGGCGATGCAGCTGCCGCCGGAGACGATTTACGCCGAGACGCTTTACCAGGTCGGCGCGCTCGCGGCCATTGCGCGCGCCGAGGGTGGCAGGATCACGCATGTGAAACCGCACGGGATGCTGTATAACCAGGCGGCGAAAGACGCGGCGCTTGCGGACGCCATCGCCCGCGCGGTGAAGGATTTTGATGCCGCGCTGCTGCTGGTGGGGCTGGCCGGGAGCGAGCTGATTCGCGCGGGCGCGCGCCATCAGCTTGCCACGCGCGAAGAGGTATTCGCCGACCGCGGTTATCTGGCGGACGGCTCGCTTGTGCCGCGCAGCGAGCCGGGCGCATTAATCGAGGATGACGACGAGGCGGTGTCGCGCACGCTCTCAATGGTGCTGGAGGGGCGAGTGCGAAGCCGGGAAGGGGGCTGGGCTGCGGTCAACGCCCAGACGGTCTGCCTGCACGGCGACGGCGCGCACGCGCTGGCGTTCGCGCGCCGGTTACGTGACGCCTTTGACGCGCGCCAGATACCGATAAGCGCGTAA
- a CDS encoding type 2 GTP cyclohydrolase I → MKNSELEQLINDKLNSATFSDYAPNGLQVEGRDEVRKIVTGVTASQALLDEAVRQQADAVIVHHGYFWKGESPVVRGMKRNRLKTLLTHDINLYGWHLPLDAHPQLGNNVQLAQLLGIEVKGEIEPLVPWGELSMAVSGPEFASWLEARLGRRPLWCGDTGPDLVKRVAWCTGGGQSFIDSAARFGVDAFITGEVSEQTIHSAREQGLHFYAAGHHATERGGIRALSEWLNETTDLDVTFIDIPNPA, encoded by the coding sequence ATGAAAAACAGCGAACTGGAACAACTGATTAACGACAAACTCAACAGCGCGACGTTCAGCGATTACGCGCCGAACGGGTTGCAGGTCGAAGGCCGCGATGAGGTGCGAAAAATCGTCACCGGCGTGACCGCAAGCCAGGCGCTGCTTGATGAAGCGGTGCGCCAGCAGGCGGACGCCGTGATTGTGCACCACGGCTATTTCTGGAAAGGCGAATCGCCGGTGGTGCGTGGCATGAAGCGCAACCGCCTGAAAACGCTGCTGACCCACGACATTAATCTCTACGGCTGGCACCTGCCGCTCGACGCGCACCCGCAGCTTGGCAATAACGTCCAGCTGGCGCAGCTGCTCGGCATTGAAGTAAAAGGCGAAATCGAACCGCTGGTGCCGTGGGGCGAGCTTTCGATGGCGGTCTCTGGCCCGGAATTCGCCTCCTGGCTTGAGGCGCGTCTGGGGCGTCGTCCGCTGTGGTGCGGCGATACCGGCCCTGACCTTGTGAAACGCGTCGCCTGGTGTACCGGCGGCGGCCAGAGCTTTATCGACAGCGCGGCGCGCTTCGGCGTCGATGCGTTTATCACCGGCGAAGTGTCGGAGCAGACCATTCACTCGGCGCGTGAGCAAGGGCTGCACTTTTACGCCGCCGGCCACCACGCCACCGAGCGCGGCGGCATTCGGGCGCTCAGCGAGTGGCTGAACGAAACCACCGATCTGGACGTGACCTTTATCGATATCCCGAACCCGGCTTAA
- the pxpC gene encoding 5-oxoprolinase subunit PxpC has protein sequence MLKIIRAGMHASIQDGGRVGLRQYGVSQCGALDGPSLQIANLLVGNDPNAAALEITLGQCVVEFTEETWFALTGAGCDATLDERAVWTGWRLLARAGQRLTLKLPRRGMRSYLALAGGFNVPEVMGSRSTDIKVGVGGFEGRLLRDGDVVPVNPATRHFREARGVKQLLWGNRIRALPGPEYHEFSHAAKEAFWRTPWQLSPQSNRMGYRLHGHVLERTTERDLLSHGLLPGVVQVPPGGQPIVLMNDAQTTGGYPRIACVIDADRYNLAQLRLGEPIHFVQCSIEEALKARSDRERYLQQLAWRLNDED, from the coding sequence ATGCTGAAGATTATTCGCGCGGGCATGCACGCCTCGATTCAGGACGGCGGCCGCGTCGGGCTGCGCCAGTACGGCGTGAGCCAATGCGGCGCGCTCGATGGCCCATCGTTACAGATTGCCAACCTGCTGGTGGGCAACGATCCGAACGCGGCGGCGCTCGAAATCACGCTCGGCCAGTGTGTGGTCGAGTTCACCGAAGAGACCTGGTTTGCGCTCACCGGCGCGGGTTGCGATGCGACGCTGGATGAACGCGCCGTCTGGACCGGCTGGCGGCTGCTGGCCCGCGCAGGGCAGCGCTTAACGCTTAAGCTGCCGCGCCGCGGCATGCGCAGCTATCTGGCGCTGGCGGGGGGCTTCAACGTGCCGGAGGTGATGGGCTCGCGCAGTACTGATATCAAAGTGGGCGTCGGCGGTTTTGAAGGGCGCCTGCTGCGCGACGGCGACGTCGTGCCGGTGAACCCGGCCACCCGCCACTTTCGCGAGGCGCGCGGCGTGAAGCAACTGCTGTGGGGTAACCGTATCCGCGCGCTGCCGGGGCCGGAGTATCACGAATTCAGCCACGCGGCGAAAGAGGCGTTCTGGCGCACGCCCTGGCAGTTAAGCCCGCAGAGCAACCGCATGGGCTACCGGCTGCATGGTCATGTGCTGGAGCGCACTACGGAGCGCGATCTGCTCTCGCACGGGCTGTTGCCTGGCGTGGTGCAGGTGCCGCCCGGCGGCCAGCCGATTGTGCTGATGAACGACGCCCAGACCACCGGCGGCTACCCGCGCATCGCCTGTGTTATCGACGCCGATCGCTATAACCTCGCGCAGCTGCGTCTGGGCGAGCCCATTCACTTTGTGCAGTGCTCCATCGAAGAGGCGCTGAAAGCGCGCAGCGATCGCGAGCGCTACCTGCAACAACTGGCATGGCGGCTGAACGATGAAGATTGA
- a CDS encoding YbfA family protein — translation MSLYKKYPSHQVFLRRALVLVAGIVALPVMLFWKDRARFYSYLHRVWSKTSDQPVWMAQAEQTASYFY, via the coding sequence ATGTCTTTATATAAAAAATATCCTTCGCATCAGGTCTTCCTGCGTCGCGCGCTGGTGCTGGTGGCGGGCATTGTCGCTCTGCCCGTAATGCTGTTCTGGAAAGATCGCGCACGCTTTTACAGCTATCTGCATCGCGTGTGGTCGAAAACCAGCGATCAGCCGGTCTGGATGGCCCAGGCGGAACAAACCGCTAGCTATTTCTACTGA
- the kdpB gene encoding potassium-transporting ATPase subunit KdpB — MSRKQLALFESSLVRQALIDAFKKLSPRAQWRNPVMFIVWVGSLLTTLIAVAIATGKLPGEALFTGAISLWLWFTVLFANFAEALAEGRSKAQANSLKGVKKTAFARKLRAPTHDAQVDHVPATDLRKGDIVLVEAGDIIPCDGEVLEGGASVDESAITGESAPVIRESGGDFASVTGGTRILSDWLVIQCSVNPGETFLDRMIAMVESAERRKTPNEIALTILLVALTIVFLLATATLYPFSLYGGTPVSVTVLVALLVCLIPTTIGGLLSAIGVAGMSRMLGANVIATSGRAVEAAGDVDVLLLDKTGTITLGNRQASAFLPAPGVDEKTLADAAQLASLADETPEGRSIVVLAKQRFNLRERDVQSLQATFVPFTAQTRMSGINVQNRMIRKGSVDAIRRHVEANGGQFPAQVDTLVEGVARTGGTPLVVAEGAQVLGVIALKDIVKGGIKERFAQLRKMGIKTVMITGDNRLTAAAIAAEAGVDDFLSEATPEAKLALIRQYQAEGRLVAMTGDGTNDAPALAQADVAVAMNSGTQAAKEAGNMVDLDSNPTKLIEVVHIGKQMLMTRGSLTTFSIANDVAKYFAIIPAAFAATYPQLNALNVMHLHSPASAILSAVIFNALIIVFLIPLALKGVSYKPLAAAAMLRRNLWIYGLGGLVVPFIGIKLIDLLLTLFGLV; from the coding sequence ATGAGTCGCAAGCAACTGGCCCTGTTCGAATCGTCCCTGGTTCGTCAGGCGCTGATCGATGCTTTTAAAAAACTGAGTCCGCGCGCCCAGTGGCGCAACCCGGTCATGTTTATCGTCTGGGTCGGCAGCCTGCTGACCACGCTGATTGCCGTGGCGATTGCCACCGGAAAGCTCCCGGGCGAGGCGCTGTTTACCGGCGCAATCAGCCTGTGGCTGTGGTTTACGGTGCTGTTCGCGAACTTCGCCGAAGCACTGGCCGAGGGCCGCAGCAAAGCTCAGGCCAATAGCCTCAAGGGCGTTAAAAAGACCGCGTTCGCCCGTAAACTGCGCGCACCAACCCACGACGCTCAGGTGGATCACGTTCCCGCCACCGACCTGCGCAAAGGCGATATCGTGCTGGTGGAAGCCGGCGATATTATCCCGTGCGACGGCGAAGTGCTCGAAGGCGGCGCGTCGGTTGACGAGAGCGCCATTACGGGCGAATCGGCGCCGGTTATCCGTGAATCGGGCGGCGATTTCGCCTCGGTAACCGGCGGCACGCGCATTCTCTCCGACTGGCTGGTTATCCAGTGCAGCGTCAACCCCGGCGAGACGTTCCTCGACCGCATGATTGCGATGGTCGAGAGCGCCGAGCGCCGTAAAACGCCGAACGAAATCGCGCTCACCATTCTGCTGGTGGCGCTCACCATCGTCTTCCTGCTGGCGACCGCGACCCTCTATCCCTTCTCGCTGTACGGCGGCACGCCGGTCAGCGTGACGGTGCTGGTGGCGCTGCTGGTGTGTCTCATCCCGACGACCATCGGCGGGCTGCTCTCCGCCATCGGCGTGGCGGGCATGAGCCGGATGCTGGGCGCGAACGTGATAGCCACCAGCGGGCGCGCGGTAGAAGCGGCGGGCGATGTGGACGTGCTGCTGCTTGATAAAACCGGCACCATCACGCTTGGCAACCGTCAGGCCTCCGCGTTCCTGCCCGCGCCGGGCGTCGATGAAAAAACGCTGGCGGACGCCGCGCAGCTCGCCTCGCTTGCCGACGAAACGCCGGAAGGCCGCAGCATCGTGGTGCTCGCCAAGCAGCGCTTTAACCTGCGCGAGCGCGACGTGCAAAGTCTTCAGGCGACGTTTGTACCCTTTACCGCCCAGACGCGCATGAGCGGGATTAACGTCCAGAACCGGATGATCCGTAAAGGCTCGGTAGACGCCATTCGTCGCCACGTGGAAGCCAACGGCGGGCAGTTTCCGGCACAAGTGGACACGCTGGTGGAAGGCGTGGCGCGCACCGGCGGCACGCCGCTGGTGGTGGCCGAAGGCGCGCAGGTGCTCGGCGTTATCGCGCTGAAAGATATCGTCAAAGGCGGCATTAAAGAGCGCTTCGCGCAGCTTCGCAAAATGGGCATCAAAACGGTGATGATCACCGGCGACAACCGGCTGACCGCCGCCGCCATCGCGGCCGAAGCGGGCGTGGATGATTTTCTCTCCGAAGCGACGCCGGAGGCCAAACTGGCGCTGATCCGCCAGTATCAGGCCGAAGGACGGCTGGTGGCGATGACCGGCGATGGCACCAACGACGCCCCGGCGCTGGCGCAGGCGGACGTGGCGGTGGCGATGAACTCCGGCACCCAGGCGGCGAAAGAGGCGGGGAACATGGTCGATCTCGACTCCAACCCCACCAAACTCATCGAGGTGGTGCATATCGGCAAACAGATGCTGATGACGCGCGGCTCGCTGACGACGTTCAGTATCGCCAACGACGTGGCGAAATATTTCGCCATTATCCCGGCGGCGTTCGCGGCGACGTACCCGCAGCTTAACGCGCTGAACGTGATGCATCTGCACTCGCCCGCTTCGGCCATTCTGAGCGCCGTTATCTTTAACGCGCTGATTATCGTCTTTCTGATCCCGCTGGCACTGAAAGGCGTGAGCTACAAGCCGCTCGCGGCGGCGGCGATGCTGCGTCGTAACCTGTGGATTTACGGTCTGGGCGGTCTTGTAGTGCCGTTTATCGGCATCAAGCTCATCGACCTGCTGTTAACGCTGTTTGGTCTGGTTTAA
- the phrB gene encoding deoxyribodipyrimidine photo-lyase, with the protein MTTHLVWFRADLRVFDNLALAAACRDPDARVIGLFIATPQQWRDHTLAPRQAAFIWQNLEALQLALAKRGIPLFTREAPDFAAAVETLATFCDEHQVSALFYNYQYELNEARRDAAVERRLAERVACQGFDDSVMLPPGSVVTGSGEMYKVFTPYSRAFLRRLGEGLPPCVNAPKPRAGGAISDVPALAPFDYPCETPDALLFPAGEEAALQRLREFCQTAAGDYPEKRDFPAIRGTSLLSPYLAIGVLSPRQCLHRLLTEHPRALEGGSGAVWLNELIWREFYRHLIVAWPCLCRHQPFVDWTARVAWQQNDALFEAWCEGRTGYPIVDAAMRQMNATGWMHNRLRMITASFLVKDLLVDWRRGERYFMSQLIDGDFAANNGGWQWAASTGTDAAPYFRIFNPTTQGQRFDADGDFIRRWVPELSHIPGKAVHEPHDWAKKQGAALRYPKPIVDHKKARVATLAAFEAARKE; encoded by the coding sequence ATGACCACGCATCTGGTCTGGTTTCGCGCGGATTTACGCGTTTTTGATAACCTGGCGCTCGCCGCCGCCTGCCGTGACCCCGACGCGCGGGTGATCGGTCTTTTTATCGCGACCCCGCAACAGTGGCGCGATCACACGCTCGCGCCGCGCCAGGCGGCGTTCATCTGGCAAAACCTTGAGGCGCTGCAGCTGGCGCTCGCGAAACGCGGCATTCCGCTCTTTACCCGCGAGGCCCCCGATTTCGCCGCCGCCGTGGAGACGCTCGCGACGTTTTGCGACGAGCATCAGGTCTCGGCGCTTTTTTACAACTATCAGTATGAGCTGAACGAGGCCCGGCGCGACGCGGCGGTCGAGCGCCGGCTTGCTGAGCGCGTCGCCTGCCAGGGCTTTGATGACAGCGTGATGCTGCCGCCCGGAAGCGTCGTGACCGGTAGCGGCGAGATGTATAAAGTTTTCACGCCGTACAGCCGGGCATTTTTGCGCCGTCTCGGCGAAGGGCTGCCGCCGTGCGTGAACGCGCCAAAACCGCGCGCGGGCGGTGCGATAAGCGACGTGCCCGCGCTCGCCCCCTTTGATTACCCGTGCGAGACGCCGGACGCGCTGCTGTTTCCGGCGGGCGAGGAGGCCGCGCTGCAACGCCTGCGCGAATTCTGCCAGACGGCGGCGGGCGACTATCCCGAAAAGCGCGATTTCCCGGCAATTCGCGGCACCAGTTTGCTTTCGCCCTATCTCGCCATCGGCGTGCTGTCGCCGCGCCAGTGTCTGCATCGCTTGCTCACCGAACACCCGCGCGCGCTGGAAGGCGGCAGCGGGGCGGTCTGGCTAAATGAGCTTATCTGGCGCGAGTTCTATCGCCATCTTATCGTCGCCTGGCCGTGCCTGTGCCGTCATCAGCCGTTTGTCGACTGGACGGCGCGGGTGGCGTGGCAGCAGAACGACGCGCTGTTCGAGGCCTGGTGCGAGGGGCGCACGGGTTACCCGATTGTCGACGCCGCCATGCGTCAGATGAATGCGACCGGCTGGATGCATAACCGGTTGCGTATGATAACCGCCAGCTTTCTGGTCAAAGACTTACTGGTCGACTGGCGGCGTGGCGAACGCTATTTTATGTCGCAACTGATCGACGGCGATTTCGCGGCGAACAACGGCGGCTGGCAGTGGGCGGCTTCGACAGGCACCGACGCCGCGCCTTATTTCCGCATCTTCAACCCCACCACGCAGGGGCAGCGGTTTGACGCCGACGGCGATTTTATCCGCCGCTGGGTGCCGGAGCTGAGCCACATCCCCGGCAAGGCGGTGCATGAGCCGCATGACTGGGCGAAAAAGCAGGGCGCGGCGCTGCGTTATCCGAAACCCATCGTCGACCATAAAAAAGCCCGCGTCGCCACGCTCGCGGCGTTTGAAGCGGCCCGTAAGGAATAG
- a CDS encoding YbgA family protein, with the protein MSIKIPVGISACLLGENVRFDGGHKRLAFAVEELAPWVKYEPVCPEMAVGLPVPRPALRLVKTDDGHPALRFSDKREGDLTEEMTAFSEARVSRLGHLCGYIVCAKSPSCGMERVRVYDADGKNNRKAGRGIYTDILMKALPWLPVEEDGRLYDPAIRENFVERIYTLHELHALRAEGLTRGNLIAFHSRYKLLLLAHSQPLYRELGRFVSAIDKWESLDAYFEEYRMRLMTLLSVQATRRNHTNVLMHVQGYFREQLNGRQRQELSTLIDRYRQGTQPLLAPVTLLKHYMAEFPDPYLDQQRYFEPYPEALRLRYGR; encoded by the coding sequence ATGAGTATAAAAATCCCTGTTGGCATTAGCGCCTGTCTTTTAGGGGAAAATGTGCGTTTTGACGGCGGCCATAAACGGCTCGCCTTTGCGGTGGAAGAGCTGGCGCCCTGGGTGAAGTATGAGCCGGTCTGCCCCGAAATGGCGGTGGGCCTGCCGGTGCCGCGCCCGGCGCTGCGTCTGGTGAAAACCGACGACGGCCACCCTGCGCTGCGCTTTAGCGATAAACGCGAGGGCGATTTAACCGAGGAGATGACGGCCTTTTCCGAGGCGCGCGTCAGCCGTCTTGGTCACCTGTGCGGCTATATTGTCTGCGCCAAGTCGCCAAGCTGCGGCATGGAGCGCGTGCGCGTCTACGATGCGGACGGTAAAAATAACCGTAAAGCCGGTCGCGGCATCTACACCGATATTCTGATGAAAGCGCTGCCCTGGCTGCCGGTGGAAGAGGACGGACGCCTGTACGACCCGGCCATTCGCGAGAATTTCGTCGAGCGCATTTATACCCTGCATGAACTGCACGCGCTGCGCGCCGAAGGGCTGACGCGCGGTAATCTGATAGCCTTTCACAGCCGCTACAAACTTCTGCTGCTGGCGCATTCGCAGCCGCTCTATCGCGAGCTGGGGCGCTTTGTCTCCGCCATCGACAAGTGGGAGTCTCTGGATGCCTATTTCGAGGAGTACCGCATGCGCCTGATGACGCTGCTGTCGGTACAGGCGACTCGCCGCAACCACACCAACGTACTGATGCATGTGCAGGGCTACTTCCGCGAGCAGCTCAACGGGCGTCAGCGTCAGGAGCTGTCCACGCTTATCGACCGCTACCGTCAGGGCACCCAGCCGCTGCTGGCGCCGGTGACGCTGCTTAAGCACTACATGGCGGAATTCCCTGACCCCTACCTTGATCAACAACGCTATTTCGAGCCTTACCCGGAAGCGCTGCGCCTGCGCTATGGCCGTTAA
- the kdpA gene encoding potassium-transporting ATPase subunit KdpA: MAASGFLLIASFLLVLMALARPLGALLARLIDGEPLPGVGGVERVLWTVLGIQHEEMDWKRYLLAILLFNALGLVVLFTLLMCQGFLPLNPQQMPGLSWDLALNTAVSFVTNTNWQAYAGESTLSYFSQMAGLAVQNFLSAATGIAVAFALIRAFARQSASTLGNAWQDLTRVTLWVLVPISLIIALFFIQQGAIQNFSAYQPFTTLEGAQQMLPMGPVASQEAIKMLGTNGGGFFNVNSSHPFENPTALTNFVQMLAIFIIPAALCFAFGDAVGNARQGRAILWTMTVIFVVCVALVMWAETAGNPHFLTFGADSAVNMEGKESRFGILASSLFAVVTTSASCGAVNAMHDSFTALGGMLPMWLMQIGEVVFGGVGSGLYGMLLFVLLGVFIAGLMIGRTPEYLGKKIDVREMKMTALAILVTPALVLIGTALALMTDAGRAGIFNPGIHGFSEVLYAVSSAANNNGSAFGGLSANTPFWNLLLAFCMWFGRFLVIVPVMAIAGSLAAKKAQPASPGTLPTHGALFIGLLTGTVLLVGALTFIPALALGPVAEHLSLVK, from the coding sequence ATGGCGGCCTCGGGATTTTTACTTATCGCCAGTTTTTTACTGGTACTGATGGCGCTCGCAAGACCGCTCGGCGCCCTGTTGGCCCGGCTTATCGACGGCGAGCCCCTGCCGGGCGTGGGCGGCGTGGAGCGCGTGCTCTGGACCGTGCTCGGTATTCAACACGAGGAGATGGACTGGAAGCGCTATCTGCTGGCAATCCTGCTGTTTAACGCGCTCGGGCTGGTGGTGCTGTTTACCCTTCTCATGTGCCAGGGCTTTCTGCCGCTGAATCCGCAGCAGATGCCGGGGCTTTCCTGGGATCTGGCGCTCAATACGGCGGTGAGCTTCGTCACCAATACCAACTGGCAAGCCTATGCGGGCGAAAGCACTTTAAGTTATTTCAGCCAGATGGCGGGCCTCGCGGTGCAGAACTTCCTCTCCGCCGCCACCGGCATCGCCGTGGCGTTTGCGCTGATCCGCGCGTTCGCGCGCCAGTCGGCGAGCACGCTCGGCAACGCCTGGCAGGATCTCACCCGCGTGACGCTGTGGGTGCTGGTGCCCATTTCGCTGATTATCGCCCTGTTTTTTATTCAACAAGGTGCGATTCAAAACTTCTCAGCCTACCAGCCGTTTACCACGCTTGAAGGCGCACAGCAGATGCTGCCGATGGGCCCGGTCGCCTCGCAGGAAGCCATCAAGATGCTCGGCACCAACGGCGGCGGCTTCTTTAACGTCAACTCTTCACACCCGTTTGAAAACCCGACTGCGCTAACGAACTTCGTACAGATGCTGGCGATTTTCATTATCCCGGCGGCGCTCTGTTTCGCCTTCGGCGATGCGGTGGGCAACGCGCGTCAGGGCCGCGCCATTCTGTGGACCATGACGGTGATTTTCGTAGTCTGCGTGGCGCTGGTGATGTGGGCCGAAACCGCGGGGAACCCGCACTTCCTGACGTTCGGTGCCGACAGCGCGGTGAATATGGAAGGCAAAGAGAGCCGCTTTGGCATCCTCGCCAGCAGCCTGTTCGCGGTGGTGACCACATCGGCCTCGTGCGGCGCGGTCAACGCCATGCACGACTCTTTCACCGCGCTCGGTGGCATGCTGCCGATGTGGCTGATGCAGATTGGCGAAGTGGTATTTGGCGGCGTCGGATCCGGGCTGTACGGGATGCTGCTGTTCGTGCTGCTGGGCGTGTTTATCGCCGGGCTGATGATTGGCCGCACGCCGGAATACCTCGGTAAAAAAATCGACGTGCGCGAGATGAAAATGACCGCGCTGGCGATCCTGGTCACCCCTGCGCTGGTGCTTATCGGCACGGCGCTGGCGCTGATGACCGACGCGGGCCGCGCGGGCATTTTCAACCCCGGCATTCACGGGTTTAGCGAAGTGCTGTACGCGGTGTCGTCGGCCGCCAATAACAACGGCAGCGCCTTCGGGGGCCTTAGCGCCAACACGCCGTTCTGGAACCTGCTGCTGGCGTTCTGCATGTGGTTTGGCCGCTTCCTGGTGATTGTGCCAGTGATGGCGATTGCCGGGTCGCTCGCCGCCAAAAAAGCCCAGCCCGCGAGCCCCGGCACGCTGCCTACTCACGGCGCGCTGTTTATCGGCCTGCTGACGGGCACGGTGCTGCTGGTCGGCGCCCTGACCTTTATCCCCGCCCTCGCCTTAGGCCCGGTCGCGGAACACCTTTCTCTTGTGAAATGA
- the pxpB gene encoding 5-oxoprolinase subunit PxpB translates to MQRARCYLLGESAVVLELEPPVTLASQQRIWGLVQRLEAVPAVVEVIPGMNNITVMLREPGTMALDAIERLQRWWEESEAILPDARRIEIPVVYGGDGGPDLADVARHAGLSEKQVVEKHSQVDYVVYFIGFQPGFPYLGGLAPELATPRRAEPRLSVPAGSVGIGGSQTGIYPLPTPGGWQIIGHTPLALFNPQKNPPGLLAPGDTVRFVPQPEGVC, encoded by the coding sequence GTGCAGCGAGCCCGTTGTTATCTGTTAGGCGAAAGCGCCGTGGTGCTTGAGCTGGAACCGCCCGTGACGCTTGCCAGCCAGCAGCGGATCTGGGGGCTGGTGCAGCGTCTGGAGGCGGTGCCCGCCGTGGTGGAAGTCATTCCCGGCATGAATAACATTACCGTGATGCTGCGCGAGCCCGGCACGATGGCGCTGGACGCGATTGAGCGGCTACAGCGCTGGTGGGAGGAGAGCGAGGCTATTCTCCCCGATGCGCGGCGTATTGAAATCCCTGTCGTCTACGGCGGCGACGGCGGGCCGGATCTGGCAGACGTGGCGCGCCACGCCGGGCTTAGCGAAAAGCAGGTGGTGGAGAAGCACTCGCAGGTGGATTACGTGGTCTATTTCATCGGCTTCCAGCCGGGCTTTCCCTATCTCGGGGGGCTTGCGCCCGAGCTTGCCACGCCGCGTCGCGCCGAGCCAAGGCTGTCGGTGCCCGCAGGCTCTGTGGGCATCGGCGGCAGTCAGACCGGTATTTATCCGCTGCCCACGCCTGGCGGCTGGCAGATAATCGGCCACACGCCGCTTGCGCTGTTTAACCCGCAGAAAAACCCGCCGGGCCTGCTCGCGCCCGGCGACACCGTGCGCTTTGTGCCGCAACCGGAGGGCGTATGCTGA
- the kdpF gene encoding K(+)-transporting ATPase subunit F, translating to MSAGLLTGIVLVFLLLGYLVYALINAEAF from the coding sequence GTGAGTGCAGGCCTGCTAACCGGCATCGTGCTGGTTTTCCTGTTGCTGGGCTATCTGGTATACGCCCTGATTAATGCGGAGGCGTTCTGA
- a CDS encoding winged helix DNA-binding protein: protein MSQKKTATSKSNDDITDGRIVSSRHLVSERCAELSELEYALIMTSNAFNKWMVRCMTAAGEPDMGAFDVSLLHHVNHRNRKKKLADICFVLNVEDTHIVTYALKKLVKAGYVTSEKVGKELYFSTTEEGKALCMKYRDVREACLIAIQVESGIPGAAIGETAQLLRTIASLYDTAARAAASL from the coding sequence ATGAGCCAGAAAAAAACTGCAACATCAAAGAGTAATGATGACATCACCGACGGGCGCATCGTCTCGTCCCGCCACCTGGTATCGGAGCGCTGCGCCGAATTATCGGAGCTGGAATACGCGCTGATCATGACTAGCAACGCGTTTAACAAATGGATGGTGCGCTGCATGACGGCGGCAGGCGAGCCGGATATGGGCGCGTTCGACGTGTCGTTGCTGCATCACGTCAACCACCGCAACCGCAAGAAAAAGCTGGCGGATATCTGCTTTGTGCTGAACGTCGAAGACACGCACATCGTGACCTACGCGCTGAAAAAGCTGGTGAAGGCCGGGTATGTCACCAGCGAAAAGGTAGGAAAAGAGCTTTATTTTTCGACCACTGAAGAAGGCAAAGCGCTGTGCATGAAATACCGCGATGTGCGCGAGGCGTGTCTTATCGCCATTCAGGTGGAGAGCGGCATTCCGGGGGCCGCGATTGGCGAAACGGCGCAACTGCTGCGCACCATCGCCTCGCTTTACGACACCGCCGCGCGGGCGGCGGCATCGCTGTAA